The Microbacterium oleivorans genome contains the following window.
GTTTGCGACGTGCTGACCCTTCGCATCGCGGCCGGCCTCGGGCAGCTCGTACGCCTTCGTGCGGTAGACGCGGCCCTTGGTGGTGAAGAACAGCAGCCAGTGGTGCGTCGTGGTGACGAAGAAGTGCTCGACGACGTCATCCGCGCGCAGTTGTGCACCCTTGATGCCCTTGCCGCCCCGGTGCTGCGAACGATAGTTGTCGCTGCGGGTGCGCTTGATGTAGCCGGCACGGGTGACGGTGACGACCATCTCCTCCTGGGGGATCAGGTCCTCCATCGACATGTCGCCGTCGAAGCCGTGCAGGATGTGCGTGCGCCGCTCGTCGCCGTACTTGTCGACGATCGCGGTGAGCTCCTCGGCGATGATCGTCCGCTGCCGGCTCGGGGTGTCGAGGATGTCGTTGAGGTCCGCGATCTTGAGCTCGAGCTCGGTCGCCTCGTCGACGATCTTCTGACGCTCCAGCGCGGCCAGGCGACGCAGCTGCATCGAGAGGATCGCGTCCGCCTGCAGGTCGTCGATCTCGAGCAGACTCTTCAGGCCCTCGCGGGCCTCGTCTACCGTGGGCGAGCGGCGGATGAGCGCGATGACCTCGTCGAGCGCATCGAGCGCCTTCAGGTAACCCCGCAGGATGTGCATCCGCTTCTCGGCCTCGTTCAGGCGGTAGCGGGTGCGCCGGACGATGACCTCGATCTGGTGCTCGATCCAGTACGTCACGAAGCCGTCGAGGGGGAGGGTGCGCGGAATGCCGTCGACGATCGCCAGCATGTTGGCGCCGAAGTTCTCCTGCAGCTGCGTGTGCTTGTACAGGTTGTTGAGCACGACCTTGGCCACGGCGTCGCGCTTGAGCACGATCACAAGACGCTGACCGGTGCGGTCGCTGGTCTCGTCGCGGATGTCGGCGATGCCGGTGATCTTGCCGTCGCGGGCGAGGTCGCGGATCTTCAGCGCGACGTTGTCGGGGTTGACCTGATACGGCAGCTCGGTGATGACGAGGCAGTTGCGGCCGTGGATCTCCTCGACCTCGATGACCGCGCGCATCGTGATCGACCCGCGGCCGGTGCGATAGGCCTCTCGGATGCCCTTCGTGCCCAGGATCTGCGCGCCGGTGGGGAAGTCGGGCCCGTGGATGCGCGACATGAGCGCTTCGAGCAGCTCATCGCGCGTGGCCTCCGGGTGCTCGAGCGACCAGAGTGCACCCTCGGCGACCTCGCGGAGGTTGTGCGGCGGGATGTTCGTCGCCATGCCGACCGCGATGCCGACCGAGCCGTTGACGAGGAGGTTCGGGAAGCGCGAGGGCAGGACGACGGGCTCCTGCGTCTTGCCGTCGTAGTTGTCCTCGAAATCGACGGTGTCCTCGTCGATGTCGCGGACCATCTCCATCGCCAGCGGAGCCATCTTGGTCTCGGTGTACCGGGGTGCCGCTGCGCCCTGGTTGCCGGGCGAGCCGAAGTTGCCCTGACCGTCGGCGAGCGGGTAGCGCAGCGACCACGGCTGAACGAGGCGTACGAGGGCGTCATAGATCGCGCTGTCGCCGTGCGGGTGGTACTGACCCATCACCTCGCCGACGACGCGGGCGCACTTCGAGTAGCTCTTGTCGGGCCGGTAGCCGCCGTCGTACATGCCGTAGATCACCCGACGGTGCACCGGCTTGAGTCCGTCTTCGACGCGGGGGAGGGCACGACCGACGATGACGCTCATCGCGTAGTCGAGGTAGCTCCGCTGCATCTCGACCTGGAGGTCGACCTGATCGATGTTGCCGTGGTTGTGGGCAGGCGTGAGGTCGGGACGTTCTTCGTCAGACATGCGTTCTCAGTTTCTCGATGTCGCTCGGCTCGATCAGATGTCGAGGAAGCGGACGTCCTTGGCGTTGCGCTGGATGAAGGTGCGGCGGGACTCGACGTCTTCACCCATGAGCACCGAGAAGATCTCGTCGGCCGCGGCCGCGTCGTCGATCGTCACCTGACGGAGGGTGCGGGTGCTGTGGTCCATGGTCGTCTCCCACAGCTCCTTCGGGTTCATCTCACCGAGACCCTTGTAGCGCTGGACGCCGGATTCCTTGGGGATGCGCTTGCCGCTCGCGAGCCCGTCCGCCAAGAGCGCATCGCGCTCCTTGTCGCTGAAGACGTACTCGTGCTCGGCGTTGGTCCACTTCAAGCGGTAGAGCGGGGGCATCGCGAGGTAGACGAAGCCCGCCTCGATGAGCCCGCGCATGTAGCGGAAGAGCAGGGTCAGCAGCAGCGTCGTGATGTGCTGCCCGTCGACGTCGGCATCGGCCATGAGGACGATCTTGTGATACCGCGCCTTCTCGACCGAGAAGTCCTCGCCGATGCCGGTGCCGAACGCCGAGATGATCGCCTGGATCTCGTTGTTGCCGAGCGCGCGGTCCAGCCGCGCCTTCTCGACGTTGAGCACCTTGCCGCGCAGCGACAGGATCGCCTGGGTCTCGGGATCGCGCCCGCGTACCGCCGAACCGCCGGCGGAATCACCCTCGACGAGGAAGATCTCCGAGATCGAGGGGTCTTTGCTCGTGCAGTCCTTGAGCTTGTCGGGCATCGACGCCGATTCGAAGACGCTCTTGCGGCGTGCGGTCTCGCGCGCCTTGCGGGCTGCGAGCCGAGCGGTCGCGGCATCCACCGCCTTCATGATCACCCGCTTGGCCTGAGCGGGGTTGCGGTCGAGCCAGTCGGTCAGCTGATCGCCCACCACCTTCTGCACGAAGGCCTTGGCCTCGGTGTTGCCGAGCTTGGTCTTGGTCTGGCCCTCGAACTGCGGCTCCGAGAGCTTGACCGAGATGACGGCGGTCAGACCCTCGCGGATGTCATCGCCGGTGAGGTTGTCGTCCTTCTCTTTGAGGAGGCCCTTCTCCCGTGCATAGGCGTTGACCTTGGTCGTCAGCGCCGCGCGGAAGCCCTCTTCGTGGGTGCCGCCCTCGTGCGTGTTGATGGTGTTGGCGAAGGTGAAGACGTTCTCGGTGTAGCTCGTCGTCCACTGCATGGCCAGCTCGAGGGCGATGTGACGAACGGTGTCCTCGGACTCGACCTCGATGATCTCGTCGTTGACCACCTCGGTCTTACGCAGCTTGTTGAGGTACTCGACGTAGTCGACGAGTCCACGCTCGTAGAGGAAGTCGTCGTGCGGGCTCCGGCTCTCGGAGGTGCCGTCGGCGAGGTCGACCACGTACGCTGAGTCGGGTCGGAGGTCCTCGAGCGCGATGCGCAGCCCTTTGTTCAGGAAGGCCTGCTGCTGGAACCGGGTGCGGAGGGTGTCGTAGTCGAAGTGCGTCGACTCGAAGATGCTCGCGTCGGGCCAGAAGGTGATGGTCGTGCCGGTCCCGTCGGTGGCTTCGCCCTTCTCGAGCGGCGCCTGCGGCACGCCGCCGTCGTGGAACGACTGGCGCCACACGTGGCCCTGACGACGGACCTCGACGTCGAGGCGCGTCGAGAGCGCGTTCACGACAGAAGAGCCCACACCGTGCAGACCACCCGAGACCGCGTAGCCGCCCCCGCCGAACTTTCCGCCGGCGTGGAGCACCGTGAGCACGACCTCGACGGTCGACTTGCCCTCGGTCTTGTGCATGTCGACCGGGATGCCGCGGCCGTTGTCGACGACGCGGATCGCGCCGTCCTCGAGGACCGAGACCTGGATCGTGTCGCAGTAGCCCGCGAGGGCCTCGTCGACGGAGTTGTCGACGATCTCGTAGACGAGATGGTGCAGGCCGCGCTCGCCCGTGGACCCGATGTACATGCCGGGACGCTTCCGCACCGCCTCGAGACCCTCGAGCACCTGGATCTCGTCGGCGCCGTACTCGTTCGGTACCTTCGTGGGGGTCTGCTCTCCCGTCGCGGCGGGGATGTCGGGATCTTCGGGAACGCTGTCGGAATTCTGAGACGTCATAGGTTTCGAGCGCTCCACATCGGTTCGGTCGGTCCCACCCAGTCTACCGGCTCCAGGATCTCCTCGCGGGCCTCAGCGCCCGTATGGCGAACGAAAGTCGGATTCGACGACTGGGGACGTGGCTCATCCGTAGGTATCGCGAGGGCCGCGCCCTGGAACGGCTCTGGGGCCCCATTTCCAGGAGGGGACGTCCGGCCCTACGAAACGCACCGACTGGACCCCCGATTGCGGGAACGCTCTCACGAGCTGTGTCGTGATGGCCGCACGCATGAGATGGAGGTTCTTCGCCCACGCCGTGGAGTCGCACTGCACCGTCAGCACACCGTCGGAGAGCGCGACGGGCGAGGCGTGGCGAGCGGTCTCCTCACCGGCGACCTCGGCCCACCGGAGCACGAGGTCCTCGCGCGAGAGCTGGGCGTCCCACCCGGCCTGACGGGTGAGGTCGGCGATGACGTCACCGAGCCCCCGAGGATCGCGACCCGTCGTGAACGGCTGGTTCTCGTCATCGTCGGTGCGGACCCGGCGCCGCTTCTTCCACCTGCCCGAGGGCTCGAGGCCCCGGAGGCGCAGATAGGTGGCGATCGTCTCGGGCAGCTCGTCAGGAGCGCTCATCGACATCCTCGTGCAGCGTTCCCGCCTCGACCCGCACGGTGCGCGCGCGCAGTTCGAGCGGGACGTCCTCGGCGACGGCAGCTGTGACGATCACCTGTTGGTAGTCGGCGACGATGCCGGCGAGTCGGGCTCGTCGGTCGGTGTCGAGCTCGGCGAACACGTCGTCGAGGATCACGATCGGATCGCCCAGACTCGACTCGGCGCGCAGCAGCTCGGCCGAGCCCAGCCGCAGCGACAGGGCGACCGACCACGACTCGCCGTGCGATGCATAGCCCTTGACCGGCAGATCGCGGATGCGCAGCACGAGATCGTCGCGATGGGGACCGACGAGCGTGATCCCGCGATCGAGCTCCGCCGACCGCCGCTCGGCGAGGGCAGAGCGGAAGAGCTGCTCGATCGCCGCGGCGTCGGCGACCGCGGCACCGGCGGGTGAGTCGTCCTCCTCGGGATCCGAGCCGCCCACCGACAACGCCCACTGCAACTGCGGGCGGTGATCGGCCCCGGCGATCGCGGCGTAGGCGGTGGCGACGGGTCCGGCCAGTTCGGACGCGAGCCGCAGCCGCGCGCGGATCACCTCGGTGCCGAGGGAGACGAGTTTGTCGTCCCACACCTCGAGGGTCGACAGGCCCTCGCCGCGCACGCCTCGCGATCGCGCCGACTTGAGAAGTGCGTTGCGCTGTTTGAGCACGCGGTCGTAGTCGGCGAGCACGCCGGCCAGGCGCGGGGCCCGCTGGATCAGCAGCTGATCGGCGAACCGCCGCCGCGCCGACGGATCGCCGCGGACGATCTGGAGGTCTTCGGGTGCGAAGAGCACGACCTGCGCGTAACGCGGCAGCTCGGAGGTGCGGACGGGCGAACCGTTCACTCGAGCCTTGTTGGAACCGGTCCGGTTCAGCTGCGCCTCCAGCTGCACACGGCGCTCGCCGTGCGCGAGCCGGGCGCGGACGAACGCGGCGTCCGCACCGTCGCGGACCATCGGGGCGTCCTGAGAAACCCGATGGGAGCCGAGGGTCGCGAAGTATCCGATCGCCTCCGCGAGATTGGTCTTGCCCTGGCCGTTGCGACCGACGAAGACGCTCGCGCCGGGAGCGAGGGTGAGTTCGGCGGCCGCGTAATTGCGGAAGTCCACCAGGCTCAGCTGCTCCACGATCATCAGATCACCCTAGTTCTCGGTTCTGACACCGGCCCCGCGGCGTATCCGGACGCCGCCGCCGGCCTCAGCGCAGGAGGAGGTTGGGCTGCAGGAGGTACTTGAACGACTCCACGCCGCCCGACGTCTGCGGGGTGATGAGGATCGGGCTCAGCTTGTTGGCGTTCTCGCTCGAGGTGAACGTCACGCGGGTGAACTCGCTCTTGACCGCAGCGAGGGCTTCGAGCAGGTACTGCGGGTTCAGCCCGATGACGACCTCCTCGCCGGTGAGGGTCGCGTCGACCGACTCCGTCGCGCGCGCCTGCTCGGTTCCCGACGCATCCATCGACACGCCATCGGCCCCGAAGGTGAATCGCAGCGGCGCCGACCGGTCGAGAACGAGGGCGACACGGCGCACAGCCTCGATGAGCTCACCGGTGTTGACGACCGCGTGATGCTCGGTGGCTTCCGGGAAGAGGCGTCGGACCGGCGGGAAGTTGCCTTTGATCAGCAGGGAGGTGACCGTCTTGTTGCCCGCGGTGAACGCGATGATCTCGCGGTCGCCCGAGCCCGAGAACGACACGGTGATGTCTCCGGAGTGCGAGAAGGTCTTGCCCACCTCGGTCAGTGTCCGAGCGGGGACCAGGGCCGTCGTGGTGTTCTCGTCCGCCGCGATCCCGCTGTCGAAGGGGATGTCGCGCAGCGCGACGCGGTAGCGGTCGGTCGCGACGAGGCTCAACTGGGTTCCGGTCACCTCGAGCTGCACGCCGGTGAGGACAGGGGTGACGTCGTCGCGGGACGCCGCGAACGCGACCTGCGAGATGGCCTGTGCGAAGTCTTCGGCCGGAACGACGCCCGACTCGCCCGAGACCTCGGGGATGGCGGGGTACTCCTGCACGGGCATCGATGCGAGGGTGAACCGCGCCGAGCCGCACGAGAGCACGATGCCGTCGTCGTCGACGGCGATCTGGATCGGCGCGTTCGGCAGCCTGCTGGCGATCTCCGAGAGCAGGCGGCCGTGCACGAGGATCGTGCCGGGCTCGTCGATCGTCGCCTCGATCGTCGTGCGAGCCGAGGCTTCGTAGTCGAAAGCCGACAGCGACAGTCCGGCGTCGGTGGCTTCGATGAGCACACCGGCGAGGATCGGCTGGGGATTGCGCTGCGGAAGGAGCTTCACGACGAACGACACAGCCTCGCTGAAGACGTCGCGATTGACCTGGAACTTCACTGGTGCTCCCTTGTCGAGGTTGAAAGCTCTCCCATGCTAGTGCCCATGCAGGGTCGTGCCCGAAGCACGGCGTCAGCCGGTTCGACCGCCTTCGAGGTGATCGAATCCCTTTTCTCTCTAGATATCTCTGTCTTCTTCTTCACTGCTGTGGAAACTGTGGATAACTCTGGGGATCCCGGTCGACGCCTGGGAACGACAAACGTGTAACTTGTGGGCCGGCTGCGGATGGATGCGTGAACGGATCCGGATCGCGATGGACGTCTGCGAGCGGGAGTCCACAGGCCGACGGGGATTCGTTCACAACTGTTCGACGTGGAATCGAAGTTATCCACAGGTTGTCCACACTGTGCAGAACCGCATGATGGGACCTCCGGGGCGCACTGTCAAGCCGAGCGCCGGGTGCGCCGTGGGTGCGTCAGCGTCGCCCGAGCTGAGCCGTGATCTCGGAGACCTGGTTGTAGATCGAGCGGCGCTCCTTCATGAGCTCGCTGATCTTCTTGTATGCGTACATCACCGTGGTGTGGTCGCGATTACCGAAGAGCTGCCCGATCTTGGGCAGCGACAGGCTGGTGCGTTCCCGGCACAGGTACATGGCGATCTGTCGTGCGGTCGCGACGGCCTGGGACCGGCTCGATCCGTAGAGGTCGTCGACGGAGAGGCGGAAGTACTGGGCTGTCGCAGTGATGATGTCGGTTGGAGAGATCACGTTGGCGTCATCCTGGTCGACGATGTCGCGAAGCACTGTCTGAGCCAACGAGATGTCGAGGGTCGAGCGGTTGAGGCTCGAGAAGGCCGAGACGCGGATGAGGGCGCCCTCGAGCTCACGGATGTTCGACGACACCTTCGTCGCGATGTACTCGAGGACCTCGTCGGGCACGAGCAGCCGCTCGGACTGCGCCTTCTTGCGGAGGATGGCGATGCGCGTCTCGAGGTCGGGCGCCTGGACGTCGGTGATCAGGCCCCACTCGAACCGGCTGCGCATGCGGTCCTCGAAGCCGGTGAGGTGGCGCGGCGGCAGGTCGCTGGTGATGACGACCTGCTTGTCGTGGTCGTGGAGGGTGTTGAAGGTGTGGAAGAACGCCTCCTGCGTCTCGGCGCGCCCCTGGAGGAACTGGATGTCGTCGATGAGCAGGATGTCGACCTCGCGATAGCGCGCCTGGAAGGCCGAGCCGCGGTTGTTGGCGATCGAGTTGATGAAGTCGTTCGTGAACTCCTCGCTCGAGACATAGCGCACGCGGATGCCGGTGTAGAGGTTGAGCGCGTAGTCGCCGATGGCGTGGAGCAGGTGGGTCTTGCCCAGGCCCGAGTCGCCGTAGATGAACAGCGGGTTGTAGGCCTTCGCCGGCGCTTCGGCCACGGCGACGGCCGCGGCGTGCGCGAACCTGTTCGACTGGCCGATGACGAAGTTGTCGAACGTGTACTTCGGGTTCAGCCGGGTGTCGTGGCGGGACGTCGACACCGGGGGCTCGACGTACTCCTCGCCGGCGGGTCGCAGCGGCGCGGGAGCTGCGGCGGACTGCACCGGGATGGGTGCGGTGAGATGACTGTCTGCCAGTTCGGGGTTCACGACCACGCGGAAGCTCGCCGCCCCGGGCTCGACGTGCACGTGGGCGAGCGCCTCCATGATGGGCTGCCGTAGGCGCTTGTTCAGCTGAGCGGCGGTCAGATCGTTCGGGACGTCGAGGTAGAGGGTGCCGCCCATGACGCCCTGGGCGACGGCCAGGCTCAGGAATCCCTGCATCTGCGGGGTCACGCGGTCGTCGTCGGCCAGCAGGTCGAGGACGGCGGTCCACACCGGGACGTCCGGGAGATCGTGCTGAGCCAAGGGTTCTCCCACGGTGATCGAAGGTTTTCCACACAGCCTCGCGCCGAACTGGGGATAGCTGTGGATAACTGACCGTGACACGCTAGTCACGCGGCGTCGACGGAGCCAAATCCACTGTAGTTCCGGCCCGCGTGTCGTCGCCAGGGGCTGTGTACAGCGGTGGATAATTGCGGGTTCCCATCACGTCGGTTTGAGTTACGGGGAAACGCGACGTACCCTTAGTCGGTTGA
Protein-coding sequences here:
- the gyrA gene encoding DNA gyrase subunit A, whose product is MSDEERPDLTPAHNHGNIDQVDLQVEMQRSYLDYAMSVIVGRALPRVEDGLKPVHRRVIYGMYDGGYRPDKSYSKCARVVGEVMGQYHPHGDSAIYDALVRLVQPWSLRYPLADGQGNFGSPGNQGAAAPRYTETKMAPLAMEMVRDIDEDTVDFEDNYDGKTQEPVVLPSRFPNLLVNGSVGIAVGMATNIPPHNLREVAEGALWSLEHPEATRDELLEALMSRIHGPDFPTGAQILGTKGIREAYRTGRGSITMRAVIEVEEIHGRNCLVITELPYQVNPDNVALKIRDLARDGKITGIADIRDETSDRTGQRLVIVLKRDAVAKVVLNNLYKHTQLQENFGANMLAIVDGIPRTLPLDGFVTYWIEHQIEVIVRRTRYRLNEAEKRMHILRGYLKALDALDEVIALIRRSPTVDEAREGLKSLLEIDDLQADAILSMQLRRLAALERQKIVDEATELELKIADLNDILDTPSRQRTIIAEELTAIVDKYGDERRTHILHGFDGDMSMEDLIPQEEMVVTVTRAGYIKRTRSDNYRSQHRGGKGIKGAQLRADDVVEHFFVTTTHHWLLFFTTKGRVYRTKAYELPEAGRDAKGQHVANLLALQPGEEIAQILDIRDYGVAKYLVLATRDGKVKKTALSEYDTNRQGGVIAIRLRGQEDEAGGDELVSALLVDEGDDILLITRKGMSLRFSATDDALRPMGRSTEGVKGISFRDDDSLLSASVARSEGYVFVVTDGGYAKRTSVDQYRTQSRGGLGIKVAKLNDDRGVLAGGLIVSETDEVLVVLASGKVVRSSVAEVPAKGRDTMGVVFARPADDDRILAIARNGERGLTEDAASDDAPAPDAPPSADTEESGSDA
- the gyrB gene encoding DNA topoisomerase (ATP-hydrolyzing) subunit B gives rise to the protein MTSQNSDSVPEDPDIPAATGEQTPTKVPNEYGADEIQVLEGLEAVRKRPGMYIGSTGERGLHHLVYEIVDNSVDEALAGYCDTIQVSVLEDGAIRVVDNGRGIPVDMHKTEGKSTVEVVLTVLHAGGKFGGGGYAVSGGLHGVGSSVVNALSTRLDVEVRRQGHVWRQSFHDGGVPQAPLEKGEATDGTGTTITFWPDASIFESTHFDYDTLRTRFQQQAFLNKGLRIALEDLRPDSAYVVDLADGTSESRSPHDDFLYERGLVDYVEYLNKLRKTEVVNDEIIEVESEDTVRHIALELAMQWTTSYTENVFTFANTINTHEGGTHEEGFRAALTTKVNAYAREKGLLKEKDDNLTGDDIREGLTAVISVKLSEPQFEGQTKTKLGNTEAKAFVQKVVGDQLTDWLDRNPAQAKRVIMKAVDAATARLAARKARETARRKSVFESASMPDKLKDCTSKDPSISEIFLVEGDSAGGSAVRGRDPETQAILSLRGKVLNVEKARLDRALGNNEIQAIISAFGTGIGEDFSVEKARYHKIVLMADADVDGQHITTLLLTLLFRYMRGLIEAGFVYLAMPPLYRLKWTNAEHEYVFSDKERDALLADGLASGKRIPKESGVQRYKGLGEMNPKELWETTMDHSTRTLRQVTIDDAAAADEIFSVLMGEDVESRRTFIQRNAKDVRFLDI
- a CDS encoding DUF721 domain-containing protein, producing MSMSAPDELPETIATYLRLRGLEPSGRWKKRRRVRTDDDENQPFTTGRDPRGLGDVIADLTRQAGWDAQLSREDLVLRWAEVAGEETARHASPVALSDGVLTVQCDSTAWAKNLHLMRAAITTQLVRAFPQSGVQSVRFVGPDVPSWKWGPRAVPGRGPRDTYG
- the recF gene encoding DNA replication/repair protein RecF (All proteins in this family for which functions are known are DNA-binding proteins that assist the filamentation of RecA onto DNA for the initiation of recombination or recombinational repair.), which gives rise to MIVEQLSLVDFRNYAAAELTLAPGASVFVGRNGQGKTNLAEAIGYFATLGSHRVSQDAPMVRDGADAAFVRARLAHGERRVQLEAQLNRTGSNKARVNGSPVRTSELPRYAQVVLFAPEDLQIVRGDPSARRRFADQLLIQRAPRLAGVLADYDRVLKQRNALLKSARSRGVRGEGLSTLEVWDDKLVSLGTEVIRARLRLASELAGPVATAYAAIAGADHRPQLQWALSVGGSDPEEDDSPAGAAVADAAAIEQLFRSALAERRSAELDRGITLVGPHRDDLVLRIRDLPVKGYASHGESWSVALSLRLGSAELLRAESSLGDPIVILDDVFAELDTDRRARLAGIVADYQQVIVTAAVAEDVPLELRARTVRVEAGTLHEDVDERS
- the dnaN gene encoding DNA polymerase III subunit beta is translated as MKFQVNRDVFSEAVSFVVKLLPQRNPQPILAGVLIEATDAGLSLSAFDYEASARTTIEATIDEPGTILVHGRLLSEIASRLPNAPIQIAVDDDGIVLSCGSARFTLASMPVQEYPAIPEVSGESGVVPAEDFAQAISQVAFAASRDDVTPVLTGVQLEVTGTQLSLVATDRYRVALRDIPFDSGIAADENTTTALVPARTLTEVGKTFSHSGDITVSFSGSGDREIIAFTAGNKTVTSLLIKGNFPPVRRLFPEATEHHAVVNTGELIEAVRRVALVLDRSAPLRFTFGADGVSMDASGTEQARATESVDATLTGEEVVIGLNPQYLLEALAAVKSEFTRVTFTSSENANKLSPILITPQTSGGVESFKYLLQPNLLLR
- the dnaA gene encoding chromosomal replication initiator protein DnaA codes for the protein MQGFLSLAVAQGVMGGTLYLDVPNDLTAAQLNKRLRQPIMEALAHVHVEPGAASFRVVVNPELADSHLTAPIPVQSAAAPAPLRPAGEEYVEPPVSTSRHDTRLNPKYTFDNFVIGQSNRFAHAAAVAVAEAPAKAYNPLFIYGDSGLGKTHLLHAIGDYALNLYTGIRVRYVSSEEFTNDFINSIANNRGSAFQARYREVDILLIDDIQFLQGRAETQEAFFHTFNTLHDHDKQVVITSDLPPRHLTGFEDRMRSRFEWGLITDVQAPDLETRIAILRKKAQSERLLVPDEVLEYIATKVSSNIRELEGALIRVSAFSSLNRSTLDISLAQTVLRDIVDQDDANVISPTDIITATAQYFRLSVDDLYGSSRSQAVATARQIAMYLCRERTSLSLPKIGQLFGNRDHTTVMYAYKKISELMKERRSIYNQVSEITAQLGRR